The Lycium barbarum isolate Lr01 chromosome 9, ASM1917538v2, whole genome shotgun sequence genome has a segment encoding these proteins:
- the LOC132609555 gene encoding uncharacterized protein LOC132609555, with protein MSSIGTSKGVLEIVKFGVYVSVPIGLMYVFANNNKNLQKIMGHREYVVYPAEAVTPQTPEELREMAKEIARKRERDQAMRN; from the exons ATGTCGTCTATTGGAACATCAAAGGGTGTTTTAGAAATAGTAAAATTCGGAGTATACGTATCAGTTCCAATTGGTCTCATGTATGTCTTCGCTAACAACAACAAGAATCTTCAGAAAATTATGGGACAT CGTGAATATGTAGTTTATCCTGCAGAAGCAGTAACGCCCCAAACGCCCGAGGAACTGAGGGAGATGGCAAAGGAAATAGCTCGAAAGAGAGAGCGGGACCAAGCAATGAGGAACTGA
- the LOC132609553 gene encoding U-box domain-containing protein 24-like, giving the protein MAELVPIGTILAVISSQVTKTALAANDLLFEKESFKVLGNYLLDIEPVLKELQLQKLNDSPAARQALESLEADLKKANNLVEKYKNRARFYLLVKCRNIVKEVQEVTRDIGKSLAALSLVNIEVLSGISEEVNRLQNEMQRANFEASQSRLQIVNKLNQGLSDQIHDQQFANNILKEIARAAGVPEEPAEILKELNNFKKEKEDAAYRKERAEVLFLNQVIELLSRADAARDYEEVRSQYFQRVSIIEGYDPREEYIQPFKAFICCITGTIMVDPVSLCTGTACERASLQAWFNSGEKTDPETGEELQDLSFRPNLQLRQLIQEWKELNYCIIIRACKGKLLSEMDALIEEALAQMQELMKVNSINKEWVTIGGLTEIVTFKLGSLRSGYLQDKVMITLKDVVEGHARNKDVFVENQGLENVVACFGIDYTISAAAIELIYEVLQDQPGWNLPYCQKLSQQSNSILLLVSFLKSQISPSAEKAEGILAKLCDEEEENIVKAAREGWYGPLIDRLHNGSASSRMSNVRAILSLELRDEDMKLLGEKAVIPPLLEMTSGSIESKELSLSALVKLSSFYDNKILIAAAGGVSIVLKLMISSHVRSVIIAKCCEILANLSGNGDGVKFLIDETGNQLVLEPVIAYLLAFQQNLTSSDIVRRHALRALLGICQSQADLIKSAVLSAGGVSVVLPLLDDPNQEIRESAINLLFLFSQHEPEGVVEYLLKPRRLEALVGFLENDNKGDVQMAAAGLLANLPKSETSLGEKLIELGGLKAIINILKSGTMEAKENALSAFFRFTDPTNLESQRNVVELGAYPILVNFLKADSITAQARAAALLTDLSMRSHELSALSRKASCFFIGRARAPICPAHGGACSVSKTFCLLEANALPDLVKLLREKIHATSYEAIQALSTLVREDSPHKGANVLHKDDAISPIIEVLNWGSEALKGETLGLLEKVFMSREMVDLYGLTARLHLARLTGGRIYEDGHLQRKAARVLLLIERQSRSSRSLVAGISG; this is encoded by the exons ATGGCGGAGTTAGTTCCAATAGGGACTATTTTGGCTGTGATTAGTAGTCAAGTAACGAAAACAGCTCTAGCTGCCAATGATCTATTATTCGAGAAGGAGAGTTTTAAGGTTCTTGGGAACTACCTCTTGGACATTGAGCCTGTCTTGAAAGAATTACAGCTACAAAAGTTAAACGATTCCCCGGCTGCAAGGCAAGCTTTGGAATCCCTTGAAGCTGATTTAAAGAAGGCTAATAACTTGGTTGAGAAGTACAAAAACCGAGCCCGTTTTTACTTACTGGTCAAGTGTAGGAACATTGTCAAGGAGGTACAGGAAGTCACTAGGGACATTGGAAAATCTTTAGCCGCACTTTCCCTTGTCAACATTGAAGTCTTGTCGGGGATTTCAGAAGAAGTAAATAGGCTGCAGAATGAGATGCAAAGAGCCAACTTCGAGGCATCTCAGTCTCGCCTCCAAATTGTTAACAAGTTAAACCAAGGTCTATCGGATCAGATACACGACCAGCAATTTGCTAACAATATCCTCAAGGAAATAGCAAGGGCTGCTGGTGTCCCAGAGGAGCCTGCAGAGATACTGAAAGAGCTAAACAATttcaaaaaagagaaagaagatgcTGCTTACCGGAAAGAGAGAGCTGAAGTCTTGTTTCTGAATCAAGTTATTGAGCTGCTCTCACGAGCGGATGCTGCAAGAGATTATGAGGAAGTCAGAAGTCAATATTTTCAGAGGGTTAGTATTATCGAGGGATACGACCCTAGAGAAGAATACATTCAGCCATTTAAAGCTTTTATTTGTTGTATAACCGGAACTATAATGGTAGATCCTGTTAGCCTTTGCACCGGTACTGCCTGTGAGAGAGCTTCTCTCCAAGCTTGGTTCAATTCGGGGGAGAAAACGGATCCCGAGACAGGCGAAGAGCTGCAGGATTTGTCATTCAGGCCAAACCTCCAATTAAGACAGTTAATCCAGGAGTGGAAAGAGCTCAATTATTGCATCATAATTAGAGCTTGCAAGGGGAAATTGCTTTCTGAAATGGATGCATTAATTGAGGAAGCTCTTGCACAAATGCAAGAACTTATGAAAGTAAATTCGATAAATAAAGAGTGGGTGACAATTGGGGGACTCACTGAAATTGTCACCTTCAAGCTTGGCAGCTTGCGTAGCGGATATCTGCAAGATAAAGTAATGATTACGTTGAAGGATGTTGTAGAAGGGCATGCTAGAAACAAG GACGTATTTGTTGAGAACCAGGGGCTTGAGAATGTTGTAGCATGCTTCGGAATAGACTATACCATTTCAGCCGCTGCAATTGAGCTGATATATGAGGTTCTCCAAGATCAGCCGGGTTGGAATTTGCCTTATTGTCAGAAGCTTTCGCAGCAGTCCAATTCAATCTTGCTTCTCGTCTCCTTTCTCAAAAGTCAGATCAGTCCATCAGCAGAGAAAGCAGAAGGAATCCTGGCTAAGCTTTGTGAtgaggaagaggagaacattgtTAAGGCTGCTCGAGAGGGATGGTATGGACCACTTATCGATAGGCTGCACAATG GATCAGCATCTTCAAGAATGTCAAATGTTAGAGCAATTCTCAGTTTGGAACTCAGGGATGAAGATATGAAGCTCCTCGGGGAGAAAGCGGTTATCCCTCCTCTGCTTGAGATGACATCTGGAAGTATTGAATCAAAAGAACTATCATTATCTGCACTTGTGAAGCTATCAAGTTTTTATGACAATAAGATACTTATAGCTGCGGCTGGAGGGGTTTCTATAGTATTAAAGCTAATGATTTCATCCCATGTACGTTCAGTTATCATTGCTAAGTGCTGTGAAATTCTCGCTAATCTTTCTGGCAATGGTGATGGAGTTAAGTTCTTGATCGATGAAACTGGAAACCAACTTGTACTAGAGCCAGTAATCGCGTACTTGCTAGCTTTTCAACAGAATCTCACATCCTCGGACATTGTTCGTAGGCATGCTTTACGTGCATTGTTAGGAATCTGTCAATCTCAAGCTGATCTTATCAAATCAGCAGTTCTCTCTGCTGGAGGTGTTTCAGTGGTCTTACCCCTTCTTGATGATCCGAACCAGGAAATAAGAGAATCAGCAATAAATCTACTTTTCCTGTTCTCACAGCACGAGCCAGAAGGTGTCGTTGAGTATCTTCTTAAGCCAAGAAGGCTGGAGGCTTTAGTTGGGTTTCTTGAGAATGACAACAAAGGTGATGTGCAAATGGCTGCAGCCGGTTTACTAGCTAACCTTCCTAAATCAGAAACTTCTCTCGGAGAGAAACTCATAGAATTAGGTGGACTAAAGGCaatcattaacatcttaaaatccgGAACCATGGAAGCTAAGGAAAATGCTCTTAGTGCCTTCTTCAGGTTCACAGATCCAACAAATCTCGAGTCCCAACGCAACGTGGTTGAACTTGGAGCATATCCTATACTGGTAAATTTTCTCAAAGCTGATTCAATAACTGCACAAGCAAGAGCAGCTGCACTATTGACGGATCTATCAATGCGAAGTCATGAACTCAGTGCATTATCCAGGAAAGCTTCTTGTTTCTTTATTGGCCGAGCACGTGCCCCTATATGTCCTGCACATGGGGGCGCATGCAGCGTGAGCAAAACATTTTGTCTGTTGGAGGCGAATGCATTGCCTGATTTGGTTAAACTCTTAAGAGAAAAGATACATGCCACGTCTTATGAGGCGATTCAAGCACTCTCAACTTTGGTTCGTGAAGATTCGCCTCATAAAGGAGCCAATGTGCTGCACAAGGACGATGCGATTTCACCAATAATAGAAGTTCTAAACTGGGGATCAGAAGCTTTAAAGGGAGAAACTTTAGGACTCCTGGAGAAAGTGTTTATGTCAAGGGAAATGGTGGATTTGTATGGGCTAACAGCTAGGCTACATCTCGCTCGTTTAACAGGAGGTAGAATTTATGAAGATGGACATCTACAAAGAAAAGCTGCTAGAGTCTTGTTACTTATCGAACGCCAATCTAGATCATCTAGATCTCTTGTTGCAGGAATATCTGGTTGA